In the genome of Flammeovirga agarivorans, one region contains:
- the rpoC gene encoding DNA-directed RNA polymerase subunit beta', with protein sequence MAFRKNKKINNDFTSVTVSLASPESILESSHGEVTQPETINYRTYKPEMGGLFCERIFGPVKDWECHCGKYKRIRYKGIICDRCGVEVTEKKVRRERMGHIQLVVPVAHIWYFRSLPNKIGYLLGLPTKKLDQIIYYERYVVIQEGIKAADGIAKMDFLTEDEYLDIMDKLPSENRQLEDDHPDKFIAKMGAEALEMLLARTQLDDMAAALRDQANNDTSQQRKAEALKRLRVVEAFRDARTRIENRPEWMVIRMVPVIPPELRPLVPLDGGRFATSDLNDLYRRVIIRNNRLKRLIDIKAPEVILRNEKRMLQEAVDSLFDNSRKVNAVRSDGNRPLKSLSDMLKGKQGRFRQNLLGKRVDYSGRSVIVVGPELKLHECGLPKNMAAELFKPFIIRKLIERGIVKTVKSAKKIVDRKDPVVWDILENVLKGHPVLLNRAPTLHRLGIQAFQPKLIEGKAIQLHPLVTTAFNADFDGDQMAVHVPLGHEAVLEASLLMLASHNILNPANGKPIAVPSQDMVLGLYYMTKGRRTTDTEVVKGEGMTFYSSEEVIIALNEGTISRHAWVNVKTKVLNDETNELEEKFVETVAGRVLFNQHVPEEVGFVNELLSKKALQVIIAKVVDIVGMARAAQFLDDIKHEGFQMAYKGGLSFGLDEIIIPKEKVDLIEEAKGEVDIIRNNFMMGLITDNERYNQVIDVWTKTNNTLTSTVMTQMEEDNQGFNSIYMMMHSGARGSREQIRQLGGMRGLMAKPQKNLGGASAANIIENPILSNFKEGLDVLEYFISTHGARKGLADTALKTADAGYLTRRLVDVAQDVVVTEVDCGTLRGLTVTALKENDEIKEALADRIEGRTSLNDVEHPETGEIIVPATGSITPEIAQAIEEAGIEEVEVRSVLTCETRKGVCEKCYGKNLATGGVAGKGESVGVIAAQSIGEPGTQLTLRTFHVGGVASNIAIDASLKSKKAGKVTFEEMRSVKSKDANGDPKDVVMARTAELNVIDEEGKVAFNAHVQYGSYLHVKEGDMVEEGDVISNWDPFNAVILAQYDGVTEFESIERDITYRVETDEMTGYEEKVIIDTKDKTKNPIIHIAGDKGETVASNLPTDARLIVEDGQKVKAGDILVKIPRSAGKSRDITGGLPRVTELFEARNPSSPAVVSEIDGIVTYGAVKRANRELFVESRDGVKRRYMVNLSKHILVQENDYVRAGMPLSDGAITPADILKIKGPTAVQEYLVNEIQDVYRLQGVKINDKHIEVIVRQMMQKVVIEDNGDTTFLPGQVVEKFTFREENDKVLAMKIVTDAGDSARFKAGALITFREMRDENSNLKRRDLKEMKVRDAQPAISRPTLQGITQASLDTKSFISAASFQETTKVLSEASIRGKRDELVGLKENVIVGHLIPAGTGLRDYDSIRVGSKEEYEALIDSRERHTMHSGL encoded by the coding sequence ACTACGAGCGCTATGTAGTTATCCAAGAAGGTATTAAAGCTGCTGATGGTATCGCAAAAATGGACTTCCTTACTGAGGATGAGTACCTAGATATCATGGATAAACTTCCTAGCGAAAACAGACAATTAGAAGACGACCATCCAGATAAATTTATCGCTAAGATGGGTGCTGAAGCATTAGAAATGCTATTAGCTCGTACTCAATTGGATGATATGGCCGCAGCATTGCGTGACCAAGCTAATAATGATACTTCTCAACAACGTAAGGCGGAAGCTTTAAAGCGTCTTAGAGTAGTTGAGGCATTCAGAGATGCAAGAACAAGAATCGAAAACCGCCCAGAGTGGATGGTAATTCGTATGGTTCCTGTAATTCCACCAGAGTTACGTCCTTTAGTACCTCTAGATGGTGGCCGTTTCGCAACATCAGATCTTAACGATTTATACAGAAGAGTAATCATCCGTAACAATCGTCTGAAGCGTCTGATCGATATCAAAGCACCAGAAGTAATTTTACGTAACGAGAAGCGTATGCTTCAAGAAGCAGTTGATTCATTATTTGACAACTCTCGTAAAGTAAATGCAGTTCGTTCTGATGGTAACCGTCCATTGAAATCACTTTCAGATATGTTGAAAGGTAAGCAAGGTCGTTTCCGTCAAAACTTATTAGGTAAGCGTGTGGACTACTCAGGTCGTTCTGTAATTGTAGTAGGTCCAGAGCTTAAACTTCATGAGTGTGGTCTTCCTAAGAATATGGCAGCTGAATTATTCAAGCCGTTCATTATTCGTAAGTTGATCGAGCGTGGTATCGTAAAAACGGTAAAATCAGCGAAGAAAATCGTTGATCGTAAAGATCCAGTAGTTTGGGATATCCTAGAAAATGTATTGAAAGGACACCCAGTACTTCTAAACCGTGCCCCTACACTTCACAGATTGGGTATTCAAGCTTTCCAACCGAAATTAATCGAAGGTAAAGCAATCCAATTACACCCATTAGTAACAACAGCCTTTAACGCCGATTTCGATGGTGACCAGATGGCCGTTCACGTTCCTCTTGGACATGAAGCTGTATTAGAGGCATCTTTATTGATGTTAGCATCGCATAACATCCTTAACCCAGCCAATGGTAAGCCTATCGCCGTACCTTCTCAGGATATGGTATTAGGTCTATATTATATGACAAAAGGTCGTCGTACAACCGATACTGAAGTAGTAAAAGGTGAAGGTATGACGTTCTACTCTTCTGAAGAGGTGATCATTGCATTAAACGAAGGAACTATCTCTCGTCATGCTTGGGTCAATGTCAAAACAAAAGTATTGAATGACGAAACTAACGAACTTGAAGAAAAGTTTGTTGAGACTGTTGCTGGTCGTGTGTTATTCAACCAACACGTTCCTGAAGAAGTAGGTTTCGTAAACGAACTACTTTCTAAGAAAGCTTTACAGGTAATTATCGCGAAAGTGGTAGATATCGTAGGTATGGCACGTGCTGCACAATTCCTAGATGATATCAAGCATGAAGGTTTCCAAATGGCCTACAAAGGTGGTTTGTCATTCGGTCTTGATGAAATCATTATTCCAAAAGAGAAAGTAGACTTAATTGAAGAAGCGAAAGGTGAAGTAGATATCATCCGTAACAACTTCATGATGGGTCTTATTACTGATAACGAACGTTACAATCAAGTAATTGACGTTTGGACGAAAACAAACAACACGTTGACGTCTACAGTAATGACTCAAATGGAAGAGGATAACCAAGGATTCAACTCAATCTATATGATGATGCACTCAGGAGCTCGTGGTTCAAGAGAGCAGATTCGTCAGTTAGGTGGTATGAGGGGTCTAATGGCGAAACCTCAGAAGAACTTAGGTGGTGCTTCAGCAGCAAACATTATTGAGAACCCAATTCTTTCAAACTTTAAAGAAGGTCTTGACGTTCTTGAGTACTTTATCTCAACTCACGGTGCTCGTAAGGGTCTTGCCGATACAGCCTTGAAAACAGCCGATGCGGGTTACTTAACTCGTCGTTTGGTAGACGTTGCTCAAGATGTTGTAGTAACTGAGGTAGATTGTGGTACTCTTCGTGGATTGACTGTAACAGCATTAAAAGAAAACGACGAAATTAAGGAAGCATTAGCAGATAGAATTGAAGGTCGTACTTCTCTAAATGATGTTGAGCATCCAGAAACTGGTGAAATCATTGTTCCTGCAACGGGTTCAATTACTCCAGAAATTGCTCAGGCTATCGAAGAAGCGGGTATCGAAGAAGTAGAGGTACGTTCAGTACTTACTTGTGAAACTCGTAAAGGTGTTTGTGAGAAATGTTACGGTAAAAACCTTGCAACTGGCGGTGTAGCTGGAAAAGGTGAATCTGTAGGTGTAATCGCAGCACAATCAATTGGTGAGCCAGGTACACAGCTTACTTTACGTACGTTCCACGTCGGTGGTGTGGCATCAAACATTGCGATTGATGCATCATTAAAGTCGAAGAAAGCAGGTAAAGTAACATTTGAGGAAATGCGTTCTGTAAAATCGAAAGATGCGAACGGAGATCCTAAAGATGTAGTAATGGCCCGTACTGCCGAATTGAATGTAATCGACGAAGAAGGTAAAGTAGCTTTCAACGCTCACGTTCAATATGGTTCATATCTTCATGTTAAAGAAGGAGATATGGTTGAGGAAGGTGATGTAATCTCTAACTGGGATCCATTCAACGCCGTAATCCTTGCTCAGTACGATGGTGTTACTGAATTCGAATCAATCGAAAGAGATATTACTTACCGAGTAGAAACAGACGAAATGACTGGCTACGAGGAGAAAGTAATTATTGATACTAAGGACAAGACGAAAAACCCAATTATCCACATCGCTGGTGATAAAGGGGAAACAGTAGCGTCCAACCTTCCAACAGACGCTCGTCTGATTGTTGAAGATGGTCAGAAAGTAAAAGCAGGTGACATTCTAGTGAAGATTCCTCGTTCAGCAGGTAAATCACGAGATATTACTGGTGGTCTTCCACGTGTGACGGAATTATTCGAAGCGCGTAACCCATCATCTCCAGCTGTAGTTTCTGAGATCGACGGTATTGTTACTTATGGTGCGGTAAAACGTGCAAACCGTGAGTTATTCGTAGAGTCACGTGACGGTGTGAAGCGTCGTTACATGGTGAACTTGTCGAAACATATTTTAGTGCAAGAGAATGACTATGTGAGAGCGGGTATGCCACTTTCAGATGGTGCAATTACTCCTGCAGACATCTTGAAAATTAAAGGTCCTACTGCAGTTCAGGAGTACCTAGTAAATGAGATTCAAGATGTATACCGTTTACAAGGTGTAAAGATCAACGATAAGCATATCGAGGTGATCGTTCGCCAAATGATGCAAAAAGTAGTTATCGAAGATAACGGTGATACTACATTCTTGCCAGGTCAAGTAGTAGAGAAATTTACTTTCCGTGAAGAAAACGACAAGGTGTTAGCCATGAAGATCGTTACTGATGCGGGTGATTCTGCAAGATTCAAAGCGGGTGCTTTAATCACATTCAGAGAAATGAGAGATGAGAACTCGAACTTGAAGCGTAGAGACTTGAAAGAAATGAAGGTTCGTGATGCACAGCCAGCTATTTCAAGACCAACGTTACAAGGTATTACTCAAGCGTCATTGGATACGAAATCGTTTATTTCAGCTGCCTCTTTCCAAGAGACAACTAAAGTGTTAAGTGAAGCTTCTATTAGAGGTAAGCGTGACGAATTAGTAGGCTTGAAAGAAAACGTAATTGTAGGACACTTGATCCCTGCTGGTACAGGTCTTCGTGATTATGATTCAATCCGCGTAGGTTCTAAAGAAGAATACGAAGCGTTAATTGATTCTAGAGAAAGACATACTATGCACTCAGGTCTTTAA